From the Dehalococcoidia bacterium genome, one window contains:
- the thiL gene encoding thiamine-phosphate kinase, whose amino-acid sequence MFVRDLGEFDLIDRLESSIRFRNDAQVDLLRNLGIRVEVGIGDDAAAWSYPESKVVGTTDAMVEDIHFIVGRMPWRELGWKALASNLSDVGAMGCSPAFALVTLGLRGDLPVDGLIEMYGGMMDVLELTGGALIGGDVVRSDTFFVSVSLEGFAEAGANVLRRNCAQASDEIAVTGHLGSSAGGLRLILEDGLRDRIDPATSRHLATAHNRPTPRVAEGLALRKLGVRCAMDISDGLTADLTKVCVASGLGARIETGRIPADLHLKSAFPLDWLQLALGGGEDYELVFCAPSATMDRVTNELGSIVSVIGRMVGDNPRVTVVSDDGTEVIVGSAGWDHFSSQNG is encoded by the coding sequence ATGTTTGTCCGTGACCTTGGGGAGTTCGACCTTATAGACCGCCTTGAGTCGTCGATAAGGTTCAGGAACGATGCGCAAGTTGATCTGCTGCGCAATCTTGGAATTCGAGTGGAGGTCGGCATCGGCGACGATGCGGCAGCCTGGTCTTATCCAGAGTCCAAGGTCGTAGGAACAACTGACGCCATGGTTGAGGACATTCACTTCATCGTTGGCAGAATGCCCTGGCGCGAGCTCGGCTGGAAGGCCCTGGCTTCGAATCTCAGCGACGTCGGTGCTATGGGCTGTTCACCTGCCTTCGCCCTGGTGACGCTTGGGCTCAGAGGGGATCTGCCTGTTGACGGCCTAATCGAAATGTACGGTGGCATGATGGATGTCCTGGAGCTAACAGGAGGAGCGCTGATCGGAGGCGACGTCGTACGCTCCGACACTTTCTTCGTCAGCGTCTCTCTCGAAGGGTTTGCTGAGGCCGGAGCCAATGTTCTCAGACGGAACTGTGCCCAGGCAAGCGACGAAATCGCTGTTACCGGTCATCTGGGATCCTCGGCAGGCGGACTTCGACTCATCCTGGAAGACGGGCTTCGAGATAGAATCGACCCTGCAACGAGCCGGCATCTGGCCACGGCTCACAATCGACCTACGCCAAGAGTCGCGGAGGGTCTTGCTCTCAGGAAGCTCGGTGTAAGGTGCGCCATGGACATAAGTGACGGTCTGACTGCGGACCTGACCAAGGTATGTGTCGCGAGCGGGTTAGGTGCTCGAATAGAGACAGGCAGAATTCCTGCCGATTTGCACTTGAAGTCTGCATTCCCTTTGGACTGGCTGCAGTTGGCCCTGGGGGGAGGAGAGGACTACGAGCTTGTGTTCTGCGCTCCAAGTGCCACGATGGACAGGGTCACCAATGAACTGGGTTCGATCGTCAGCGTAATCGGTAGAATGGTGGGCGACAACCCCAGGGTTACCGTAGTTTCGGACGATGGGACTGAAGTCATCGTGGGGTCAGCAGGATGGGACCACTTTTCGAGTCAAAATGGATAG
- a CDS encoding CoA-binding protein produces the protein MTDEIDRILRESETVAVVGMSPRPDRPSHYVAKYLLENGYDIIPVNPEVDEVLGLKSYPDLRSIPRHVDLVDIFRRSSQVPPIVDEAIEIGSQFIWMQDGVIHEESAAKAREAGATVVMDNCTLREHSRRFGTSQSG, from the coding sequence ATGACTGACGAGATCGACCGAATACTGAGAGAGAGCGAGACGGTGGCCGTGGTGGGGATGTCGCCAAGGCCTGACAGGCCCAGCCACTACGTAGCAAAATACCTCCTTGAGAACGGCTACGACATCATTCCAGTCAATCCAGAGGTCGACGAGGTCTTGGGACTTAAGAGCTATCCCGACCTGAGGTCAATCCCCAGGCATGTCGACCTGGTCGACATCTTCCGACGCTCCAGCCAGGTGCCTCCAATCGTCGACGAGGCAATAGAGATCGGTTCCCAGTTCATCTGGATGCAGGATGGCGTGATTCACGAGGAATCAGCCGCTAAGGCCCGCGAGGCTGGCGCGACGGTCGTAATGGACAATTGCACTCTTCGGGAGCACAGTCGCAGGTTTGGCACTTCCCAGAGTGGTTAG
- a CDS encoding YihY/virulence factor BrkB family protein produces the protein MAVDAVNGAIRATDEITGEATGFVRDAVIGVVESTGRVARVGRPVVKDVVSAAVRSSTEMGGSMPEVSQRAVEGAILGAASVGVHPEDISAQASAGVVEAVRELGGEFQDVVAPAIHGVVIGVVATSGDMFQSTRDTASSLLTSGAQSGEDPTWVARTIVREVIRASRTYGVTSTDAVMGSAQGCVEAAYKLGTETGDAVRIEIMAVIDAPISRLTPTIRDSITDALSELSDEMRDRPHSWRGVAMWRAVKTLLSLNGLDTGAALAYYMLLALFPLVALVIVGLSSFIEASVIRSTVAEVVVFYFPSSKDFLEEAIDHLFEARLFASLIAIGAMLFGAQGLFMAANRGVNRVFDCDPRRMIDVTVSTFGIVFLGVLLFLTSVGLTIVLQVSLNVLEDLPTVGVPLDEFLFLVAKVASVLTPFLIAAIVFIVVYRYLPNREVAWSDATFGGIVTVIIFELAKYSFFWFANIASQRSLLYGSVSSVILLLVWSHVAGVTFLYGAALTKEASNLRP, from the coding sequence GTGGCAGTAGATGCTGTCAATGGCGCGATACGAGCCACAGACGAGATCACCGGCGAGGCCACGGGCTTCGTACGAGACGCAGTCATTGGCGTCGTAGAGAGCACTGGCAGGGTCGCGAGGGTTGGCAGGCCCGTCGTAAAGGACGTTGTCTCGGCTGCCGTCAGGAGCTCAACCGAAATGGGTGGCAGCATGCCCGAGGTGAGCCAGCGGGCTGTCGAGGGCGCCATCCTGGGCGCTGCCTCTGTCGGTGTACACCCTGAAGATATCAGTGCTCAAGCTTCAGCTGGTGTCGTCGAAGCCGTAAGGGAACTAGGGGGCGAATTCCAGGACGTTGTCGCGCCAGCGATCCATGGAGTCGTAATTGGCGTTGTAGCGACGTCCGGGGATATGTTTCAGTCGACACGGGATACGGCCTCTTCGTTGCTTACAAGTGGCGCTCAATCAGGAGAAGACCCAACCTGGGTCGCAAGAACAATCGTCCGAGAGGTCATCAGGGCTTCGCGAACCTATGGTGTGACATCCACCGATGCCGTCATGGGGTCAGCCCAGGGCTGCGTCGAGGCCGCCTACAAACTGGGAACCGAGACCGGTGACGCCGTTCGTATCGAAATCATGGCTGTGATAGACGCCCCGATTAGCAGGCTAACGCCTACAATCAGGGACTCAATTACAGACGCGCTGTCCGAGCTGTCAGACGAGATGAGGGACCGGCCCCACTCCTGGAGAGGGGTCGCAATGTGGCGGGCCGTCAAAACGCTGTTATCGTTGAATGGACTGGATACTGGCGCAGCCCTGGCGTACTACATGCTGCTTGCACTGTTCCCACTGGTCGCGCTGGTGATCGTAGGCCTGTCCAGCTTCATCGAGGCATCCGTTATAAGGTCGACCGTTGCGGAAGTAGTCGTCTTCTACTTTCCAAGTTCTAAGGACTTTCTTGAAGAGGCAATTGACCATCTCTTCGAAGCACGACTATTCGCAAGTTTGATCGCGATTGGCGCCATGCTGTTCGGGGCCCAGGGCCTATTCATGGCTGCAAACCGTGGTGTAAACCGGGTATTTGATTGCGATCCGCGTCGGATGATCGACGTAACGGTGTCAACGTTTGGGATAGTTTTTCTTGGTGTTCTGCTCTTTCTAACATCGGTTGGCCTGACGATTGTCCTGCAGGTCTCTCTCAACGTGCTGGAAGATCTACCAACGGTTGGCGTCCCACTTGACGAGTTCCTTTTCCTTGTCGCTAAGGTTGCGTCAGTCCTCACACCATTCTTAATAGCGGCGATAGTCTTTATCGTAGTGTACCGGTACCTTCCCAACAGAGAGGTTGCCTGGAGCGATGCAACATTTGGAGGGATTGTAACCGTCATCATCTTTGAGCTAGCCAAGTACTCCTTCTTCTGGTTCGCCAATATCGCCAGTCAACGTAGTTTGCTCTATGGCTCCGTATCATCTGTAATACTTCTCTTGGTCTGGTCACATGTAGCCGGCGTGACTTTTCTCTACGGCGCAGCCTTGACGAAGGAAGCGTCCAACCTGAGGCCGTAG
- a CDS encoding CoA transferase, translating into MPGALDGIKVVDLSRMAPGPFCTMALGDLGADVIRVEEPGGGRMARERAGDTDEAGVRRRAAFNALNRNKRSIALNLKHPDAQEVLHRLVTDADVFVEGFRPGVVSRLGCDYGALSEINPRLVYCSLSGYGQDGPYSNMVGHDINYISVGGALGVIGTDSGPPVIPYNIIADYAGGGLHAAMAILAALMARQHTGKGQYVDIAMSDGVTYMLASLLSEYFGTGVVPARGEMGLNGGAPYYNVYRCRDGRYISVGCIEPWFWSTLCRTLGREDLIEGQFDGDRSEFVKSELASVFAGKDRDEWWELLSVVDNIAVAKVSSLDEVVTDAQNLHREMVLEAGEIDGVTVRQVGIGPKLSDTPGSVRYLGSTVGQHTSEILGELGYSQEQVAGMRDSGAAE; encoded by the coding sequence ATGCCAGGTGCGTTGGATGGAATCAAGGTGGTCGACCTGTCCAGGATGGCTCCAGGGCCGTTCTGCACGATGGCCCTTGGTGACCTTGGCGCCGATGTCATTAGGGTCGAGGAGCCCGGCGGTGGCAGAATGGCACGCGAGCGGGCCGGCGACACCGACGAGGCTGGAGTAAGGCGCCGTGCGGCGTTCAATGCACTGAATCGCAACAAAAGGAGCATTGCCCTCAACCTCAAGCATCCGGATGCACAAGAGGTACTCCATCGTCTCGTCACCGATGCCGATGTCTTTGTTGAGGGGTTCAGGCCAGGCGTAGTCTCCAGGTTGGGTTGCGACTACGGGGCCCTTAGTGAGATCAACCCGAGACTGGTCTACTGTTCGCTATCAGGTTATGGGCAGGACGGACCATATTCGAACATGGTCGGGCACGACATCAACTACATCTCTGTTGGCGGAGCGCTTGGAGTCATCGGAACCGACAGTGGACCGCCTGTTATCCCATACAACATCATCGCCGACTACGCGGGCGGGGGACTACATGCGGCTATGGCCATCCTCGCGGCACTGATGGCTCGTCAACATACGGGGAAGGGACAGTATGTGGACATCGCGATGTCCGACGGCGTGACTTACATGCTGGCTTCGCTGCTATCTGAGTACTTTGGGACGGGAGTTGTTCCAGCCAGAGGGGAGATGGGACTGAACGGCGGCGCACCTTACTACAACGTGTACAGGTGCAGAGACGGACGGTACATCAGCGTTGGCTGTATTGAACCGTGGTTCTGGTCGACCCTATGTCGAACACTTGGCAGGGAAGACCTCATAGAAGGGCAGTTCGATGGCGACAGGTCGGAGTTTGTGAAGTCTGAGCTAGCGTCAGTGTTTGCCGGAAAGGACCGCGACGAGTGGTGGGAACTGCTCTCAGTGGTAGACAACATCGCGGTTGCGAAGGTCAGCTCGCTCGACGAGGTCGTTACGGACGCTCAGAACCTGCACCGGGAAATGGTGTTGGAGGCCGGAGAGATTGATGGGGTGACGGTCAGGCAGGTCGGTATCGGACCGAAGCTGTCCGATACACCGGGCTCAGTAAGGTACCTCGGTTCAACCGTTGGTCAGCATACAAGCGAGATTCTCGGGGAGCTCGGATACTCACAGGAGCAGGTAGCAGGGATGCGGGATTCCGGGGCTGCAGAATAG
- a CDS encoding nicotinate phosphoribosyltransferase, translated as MSVPGSIDPLYVDLYELTMAQAYLQSGQIGHATFSLYFRNFPQNRTYYVFCGLESVISYLENLKFSESDLEVLEELGLFDGILLDYLSSFEFTGSVRAMREGEVFFPNEPVIEVSGPIIECQIAETFLINQVNLESMLATKAARVVEAADGRQVVDFASRRTHGLDAGLKLARASYIAGFDGTSNVRAASDYAIPAVGTMAHSYISTFDSEVTAFSNYAESFPDSSTFLVDTYDTLEGVRSAIQVAQKMHALGSNLRAIRLDSGDMATLSQQAREMLDEAGLQNVRILASSGLDEYSVSDLVSSGARIDGFGVGTRVGASADAPFTDFVYKLVEYEGRPMIKLSEGKVSLPGPKQVFRMYDGEGMFDHDVITHANLTTDKQESRQLLYEVMENGRPKAALPDLNAIRQYHRGQVQRLPPALLGPTSDATYRVEISEQLNALSEQLESGGR; from the coding sequence ATGTCCGTCCCCGGCAGTATAGATCCACTTTACGTAGATCTATACGAGTTGACTATGGCCCAGGCGTATCTGCAGAGCGGCCAGATCGGACATGCCACGTTCAGCCTGTACTTCCGTAACTTCCCACAAAACAGGACCTACTACGTATTCTGTGGCCTGGAGTCGGTTATCAGCTACCTGGAGAATCTCAAGTTCTCGGAGTCAGACCTGGAAGTATTGGAAGAGTTGGGCCTGTTCGATGGCATTCTGCTCGACTACCTGTCGTCTTTTGAATTCACTGGCTCTGTTCGGGCGATGAGGGAGGGAGAAGTCTTTTTCCCCAACGAACCTGTTATTGAGGTATCAGGGCCAATAATAGAGTGCCAGATCGCAGAGACATTTCTCATAAACCAGGTCAACCTGGAGTCCATGCTGGCAACCAAGGCTGCGCGAGTGGTGGAGGCTGCTGACGGACGACAGGTTGTAGACTTTGCATCACGTCGCACCCATGGACTTGACGCAGGACTGAAGCTGGCCCGTGCCTCTTACATCGCTGGGTTCGACGGCACCAGTAATGTTCGCGCCGCGTCAGATTACGCCATACCAGCGGTGGGCACGATGGCACACTCGTACATATCCACGTTCGACTCAGAGGTCACCGCATTCAGCAACTACGCCGAGTCGTTTCCAGACTCGAGCACATTCCTGGTTGACACATACGATACGCTCGAAGGCGTTCGCAGCGCGATCCAAGTCGCGCAGAAGATGCACGCACTAGGCAGCAACCTGAGAGCCATAAGGCTGGATAGCGGTGACATGGCCACGCTATCCCAACAGGCACGTGAGATGTTGGATGAGGCCGGCCTGCAGAACGTTCGCATTCTTGCAAGCAGCGGTTTGGACGAATATTCAGTATCAGACCTAGTGAGCTCCGGGGCACGCATTGACGGGTTCGGTGTTGGGACACGGGTCGGCGCATCTGCCGATGCACCGTTCACGGACTTCGTCTACAAGCTAGTCGAATACGAAGGCAGGCCGATGATTAAGCTAAGCGAGGGCAAGGTGTCGCTACCGGGTCCCAAGCAGGTCTTCAGGATGTACGATGGCGAGGGTATGTTCGATCACGACGTGATTACTCATGCTAACCTGACTACAGACAAGCAAGAGTCGCGCCAACTTCTTTACGAGGTGATGGAAAACGGTCGGCCGAAGGCCGCCCTTCCCGACCTTAATGCCATCCGTCAGTATCACAGAGGACAAGTCCAAAGACTCCCGCCTGCACTACTTGGCCCGACATCGGATGCAACCTATCGTGTTGAGATATCAGAACAACTCAACGCGCTGTCCGAGCAGTTGGAAAGCGGCGGGCGGTAA
- a CDS encoding enoyl-CoA hydratase/isomerase family protein — MKFTDIIYEKDDGIAWLTINRPEVYNAIRGRTTDEMGVALKDAGNDQSVRVVVISGSGPNAFCSGRDQGEDRTSPEYSGTDEGLFMELVKHIPKPVIAMVDGYAIGSGNILAYTCDFTVASTRSIFGQTGPRVGSPASGAGVGYLAHVVGQKRAREIWMLTQQYSAQQALEMGLANSVVPHEQLRDETIRYCNLIKNNSPVILQLQKITFNESAEYLEAQPSPTERYASDYPETEESEERRLAFIERRPINPAKNLPITPTEQQASLLE; from the coding sequence TTGAAATTCACCGACATCATCTACGAGAAGGACGATGGAATAGCCTGGCTTACGATCAATCGTCCGGAAGTCTACAACGCGATCAGGGGGAGAACTACTGATGAGATGGGAGTGGCCCTGAAGGACGCTGGCAATGACCAGTCAGTCCGTGTGGTGGTCATATCAGGCTCAGGGCCCAACGCTTTCTGTTCAGGAAGGGACCAGGGGGAGGACCGGACGAGCCCTGAATACTCGGGCACGGACGAGGGTCTGTTCATGGAACTCGTGAAGCATATACCCAAACCGGTCATCGCCATGGTGGATGGGTATGCAATCGGGTCTGGGAACATTCTCGCCTATACGTGCGACTTCACAGTCGCGTCCACGAGGAGCATATTCGGGCAGACGGGCCCCAGGGTGGGGAGCCCAGCATCCGGGGCAGGCGTGGGATATTTGGCTCACGTTGTAGGGCAGAAACGTGCGAGGGAGATTTGGATGCTCACTCAGCAGTATTCTGCTCAGCAGGCCCTTGAGATGGGGCTGGCCAACTCCGTAGTGCCACACGAGCAACTGCGGGACGAGACCATCAGGTACTGCAACCTGATCAAGAACAACAGCCCTGTGATCCTTCAACTTCAGAAGATCACCTTCAACGAGTCGGCAGAGTACCTGGAAGCTCAGCCTAGCCCAACAGAGCGTTACGCGTCCGATTACCCTGAAACAGAGGAGTCTGAGGAGCGCCGGCTGGCATTCATTGAGCGGAGACCCATAAACCCTGCCAAAAACCTGCCTATCACGCCTACTGAACAGCAAGCATCCCTATTGGAGTGA
- a CDS encoding carboxymuconolactone decarboxylase family protein, giving the protein MARLPYVNRDMLTGTAVDTYDRIAETRGSIEPDTPMPNSFRVLLNNPEAAAAVGQLGEYLRLNSSLDPVVREIAILSVAQQTGSGYEWAHHEPVARAVGVRPVVIEGIHSGRAPMGLPAKEGVFAQAAKELVDGGNLTEHTFQAIEHLLGPSGVVDFIVLVGYYAMLATALRALGVDVEEELGSD; this is encoded by the coding sequence ATGGCCAGATTACCCTACGTCAACCGAGACATGCTGACAGGCACGGCAGTCGACACATACGACCGGATAGCCGAAACTCGGGGGTCCATCGAACCTGACACGCCCATGCCAAACTCGTTCCGTGTGCTGCTCAACAACCCTGAAGCCGCAGCCGCAGTCGGACAATTAGGGGAGTACCTGCGCCTCAACTCGTCGTTGGATCCAGTAGTCCGTGAGATTGCTATCCTCTCAGTCGCCCAACAGACTGGGAGCGGGTATGAATGGGCGCATCACGAGCCAGTGGCGCGAGCCGTCGGAGTCAGGCCAGTTGTTATCGAGGGCATTCACTCAGGTCGCGCACCGATGGGACTGCCGGCTAAAGAAGGTGTTTTCGCCCAAGCTGCCAAGGAGCTTGTGGACGGAGGTAACCTCACGGAACACACCTTCCAGGCCATAGAACATCTGCTGGGCCCTTCTGGGGTCGTGGACTTCATAGTCCTGGTCGGCTACTACGCCATGCTCGCGACTGCACTTCGAGCATTGGGCGTCGACGTCGAAGAGGAACTTGGTTCGGACTGA
- a CDS encoding AMP-binding protein — MTSPTQLRSSLVPYDKFPLQDLLNRAINRVPGNVAVIDGDNTYTYSQLGEYSDRLASALVGLGVKPGDRVAILAPNCVEFVISFYGIVKAGAIVTTVNSGYREREIAHQLNDSGAETLIVHPVLKPMSDAARSETPALAREIVMEPDSSDPNSFWGILENASPVPPSIPADPVNDVAVLPYSSGTTGLSKGVMLTHFNLVSNVQQFLNRKDETSVIGANDVLLTHLPLFHIYGMNVLMNSAIGAGCAQVMMGRFDMDEFLGLMSRHRVSVLFTVPPVGLGLTQYPGVADHDLSSVRVGFFGAAPLSAEMQLRIQDVMGFPIIQGYGMTEASPVTHADFLEPHLTRHGSIGPALPDTEQKVVDVETGETELPPNEAGELMVRGPQVMKGYYNNPQATRETLTEDGWLHTGDIVRMDPDGYVWVLDRLKELIKYKGFQVPPAELEGVLLEHPGIADAAVIGKDDLESGEIPKAFVVTTPGTEISAEDVMSFVAERVATFKHVREVEFIDAVPKNPSGKILRRNLVELERSRS, encoded by the coding sequence ATGACGTCACCAACTCAACTTAGAAGCTCCCTCGTCCCCTATGACAAATTCCCCCTCCAGGATCTGCTGAACAGGGCCATCAACAGGGTTCCAGGCAATGTAGCGGTCATTGACGGTGACAATACGTACACCTACTCCCAACTAGGTGAGTATTCCGACAGACTTGCTTCGGCCCTGGTTGGACTGGGTGTAAAGCCGGGTGACCGCGTTGCAATTCTGGCTCCCAACTGTGTGGAATTCGTGATCTCCTTCTACGGCATCGTCAAGGCTGGAGCAATCGTCACCACCGTCAACTCAGGCTACCGTGAGAGGGAGATCGCTCATCAGCTGAACGACAGTGGAGCCGAAACGCTCATTGTTCATCCGGTCCTCAAACCGATGTCTGACGCCGCCCGCAGTGAAACACCTGCTTTGGCTCGCGAGATTGTGATGGAGCCAGACTCATCCGATCCCAACTCATTCTGGGGCATACTCGAGAACGCCTCTCCCGTTCCTCCATCGATACCTGCCGATCCAGTCAACGATGTTGCCGTGCTTCCCTATTCCTCAGGGACGACAGGCCTGTCTAAGGGCGTGATGCTCACTCACTTCAACCTCGTGTCCAACGTCCAGCAGTTCCTGAACCGTAAGGACGAGACATCTGTCATTGGGGCCAATGATGTGCTGCTCACACACTTGCCGCTGTTCCACATCTACGGAATGAACGTCCTGATGAATAGCGCCATAGGTGCTGGCTGCGCTCAGGTGATGATGGGTCGGTTCGACATGGACGAGTTTTTGGGCCTCATGTCTCGCCATCGGGTCTCAGTGCTGTTTACTGTCCCACCGGTGGGACTTGGGCTAACCCAATATCCTGGTGTCGCGGATCACGATCTCTCCTCAGTCAGGGTGGGCTTCTTCGGAGCAGCACCTCTGTCAGCAGAGATGCAACTGCGCATCCAGGATGTAATGGGATTCCCGATCATCCAGGGATACGGAATGACCGAGGCATCCCCGGTTACCCATGCAGACTTCCTCGAGCCACACCTGACCAGACACGGTTCTATCGGACCCGCCCTGCCTGATACGGAGCAGAAGGTCGTCGATGTAGAAACCGGCGAGACTGAATTGCCTCCCAATGAAGCGGGCGAGCTAATGGTCCGTGGGCCCCAGGTAATGAAGGGCTACTACAACAATCCACAGGCGACCCGCGAAACTCTCACTGAAGATGGCTGGCTGCACACCGGCGACATCGTCAGAATGGACCCCGACGGCTACGTCTGGGTACTCGACCGACTCAAGGAACTGATCAAGTACAAGGGCTTCCAGGTCCCGCCCGCTGAGCTAGAGGGCGTGCTCCTTGAGCACCCAGGAATTGCAGACGCAGCGGTCATAGGCAAGGATGACCTGGAGTCGGGCGAGATTCCAAAGGCGTTCGTGGTCACCACACCCGGCACTGAGATCTCTGCCGAGGATGTCATGAGCTTCGTCGCCGAACGCGTCGCGACATTCAAGCACGTACGTGAGGTCGAGTTTATCGACGCAGTGCCGAAAAACCCTTCGGGCAAGATCCTGCGAAGGAACCTGGTCGAACTCGAACGCAGCCGTTCATAG
- a CDS encoding beta-lactamase family protein produces the protein MATTTLRPILPTASPESAGLDSERLSRLDRLIGMHISEGRYPGAQIAVARNGRLVKSRTFGRSKVGPADELAEEDTLWLMFSQTKVIVTAALWQLVESGELRFADKISDHVPEFAANGKGDITLFEVISHQGGFPSAEVPEEAWDDHEMLRSVVSDFRLEWTPGSKVHYHGLAAHWVAAVVIEAITGRDYRDHIRSTLLEPIGLDDQIFVGVSEKADSRCADIHEYKDDSMVKSARNTRAWRAAGVPGGGGYGTATGLATFYQMLLAGGVLDGNRVLAPRTIQFAARNHTGDRVDENMGMPMHRGMGPHVRGLTPTIRGLGTLASPATYGHGGAGTSYSWADPESGVSFSYLTNCMAPEPWHSARLDQVSNIVHSSIVEL, from the coding sequence ATGGCAACCACGACTCTAAGGCCCATATTGCCAACTGCAAGTCCCGAGTCCGCTGGGCTGGACTCTGAGCGACTATCCAGACTTGACCGGCTGATCGGGATGCACATCTCTGAAGGGCGGTATCCGGGTGCACAGATAGCAGTAGCAAGGAACGGAAGGTTGGTGAAGAGCAGGACTTTCGGACGTTCGAAGGTCGGTCCCGCTGATGAACTGGCTGAAGAGGACACTCTTTGGCTGATGTTCTCGCAAACCAAGGTCATTGTCACTGCCGCACTGTGGCAGCTCGTCGAATCTGGAGAGCTACGATTCGCAGACAAGATCAGCGACCATGTTCCCGAGTTTGCTGCCAACGGCAAAGGGGACATTACCCTCTTCGAGGTAATTTCGCACCAGGGAGGGTTTCCGTCTGCCGAAGTGCCTGAAGAGGCTTGGGACGACCACGAAATGCTGAGAAGTGTAGTTTCAGACTTCAGACTGGAGTGGACACCAGGCTCAAAGGTCCACTACCACGGACTGGCCGCCCACTGGGTTGCGGCGGTTGTCATAGAGGCAATAACCGGAAGGGACTATCGCGACCACATCCGGTCTACACTGCTGGAACCCATCGGACTGGATGACCAGATCTTCGTAGGGGTGAGTGAGAAAGCCGACAGTCGCTGCGCAGACATTCACGAGTACAAGGATGATTCCATGGTGAAGTCAGCGCGAAATACCCGGGCTTGGCGTGCGGCAGGCGTACCCGGCGGTGGGGGCTATGGCACTGCGACAGGCCTCGCCACGTTTTACCAGATGCTGCTTGCAGGTGGCGTACTGGACGGCAACAGGGTCTTGGCTCCGAGGACGATCCAGTTCGCGGCACGTAATCACACTGGCGACCGCGTCGACGAGAACATGGGTATGCCAATGCACCGAGGTATGGGTCCTCACGTCAGAGGGCTCACGCCCACCATCAGGGGACTCGGGACGCTTGCCTCGCCAGCCACTTATGGGCACGGCGGGGCCGGAACGTCCTACTCTTGGGCCGACCCAGAGTCGGGCGTGTCGTTTAGCTACCTGACCAACTGCATGGCGCCCGAGCCGTGGCACAGCGCGCGGCTGGATCAAGTATCCAACATCGTGCACTCGAGCATCGTGGAGCTATGA